The Lentzea guizhouensis genome contains a region encoding:
- a CDS encoding HAD family hydrolase, with the protein MTGPDVLVLWDIDGTLISARGFGALMYRDAFLQAFGRDLAGAVDLGGRTELDIIAEVLSQQGVEHTPETSAVLATALAASFERRRGELAGHGEVLPGAREGLEAFAADPRVHQGVLTANLGSVARVKLEEFGLAHLVDWDVSAYGDDHADRAELVAVARERARHVRRFADDEVVLIGDTPHDVRAALVAGVRLVAVATGRSTAQQLSDAGATVVLDDLRDLAAVREHVWSGGRRGTRTA; encoded by the coding sequence GTGACGGGTCCCGACGTGCTGGTGCTGTGGGACATCGACGGCACGCTGATCTCGGCGCGCGGGTTCGGCGCGCTGATGTACCGCGACGCGTTCCTGCAGGCGTTCGGGCGCGACCTCGCCGGTGCCGTCGACCTGGGCGGACGCACCGAGCTGGACATCATCGCCGAGGTGCTGTCCCAGCAGGGCGTGGAGCACACGCCGGAGACCTCCGCGGTGCTCGCGACCGCGCTGGCCGCGAGCTTCGAGCGGAGGCGCGGGGAGCTCGCCGGGCACGGCGAGGTGCTGCCGGGCGCCAGGGAGGGCTTGGAGGCCTTCGCCGCGGACCCGCGGGTGCACCAGGGCGTGCTGACGGCCAACCTCGGCAGCGTCGCGCGGGTCAAGCTGGAGGAGTTCGGGCTCGCGCACCTGGTCGACTGGGACGTGAGCGCCTACGGCGACGACCACGCCGACCGCGCCGAGCTGGTCGCGGTCGCCCGTGAGCGGGCCCGGCACGTCCGCCGGTTCGCCGACGACGAGGTCGTGCTGATCGGCGACACCCCGCACGACGTGCGCGCGGCCCTCGTGGCGGGCGTGCGGCTGGTCGCGGTGGCCACCGGGCGCAGCACCGCGCAGCAGCTCTCCGACGCCGGTGCCACCGTCGTGCTCGACGACCTGCGCGATCTCGCCGCGGTGCGGGAGCACGTGTGGTCCGGCGGGCGGCGGGGAACCCGCACCGCATGA
- a CDS encoding DUF2306 domain-containing protein translates to MKNSFGHTAWLAVSGFVVMGITAFAASAYVTLDMSQARPEVHGPAHYGLLVAHIFTGTVAVVAGVSQFWPGLRSRHPRVHRVMGRVYFAAVLPSALLGIVCAQLSFYGLATSGPLTVLSVLWFASAAQGLRTARRRRFGAHRIWMIRGFALTSAAVTGRLWGLLLGGLLPDADGLLVFTTANWLSFVVNLLVAEWWIQSRGYTRALPSEALKPSISSRSAQSSASVA, encoded by the coding sequence ATGAAAAATTCGTTTGGGCACACCGCCTGGTTGGCGGTGTCGGGATTCGTGGTCATGGGCATCACGGCGTTCGCCGCGAGCGCCTACGTCACCCTGGACATGAGCCAGGCCCGTCCGGAGGTTCACGGACCGGCCCATTACGGGCTCCTGGTCGCGCACATATTCACCGGAACGGTGGCAGTGGTCGCCGGCGTGTCGCAGTTCTGGCCGGGGCTGCGGTCGAGACACCCGCGGGTGCACCGGGTGATGGGCCGCGTCTACTTCGCCGCGGTGCTCCCGTCGGCACTGCTCGGCATCGTCTGCGCGCAGCTGTCGTTCTACGGGCTGGCGACGTCGGGGCCGTTGACGGTGCTGTCCGTGCTGTGGTTCGCCAGCGCGGCCCAGGGCCTGCGAACGGCACGGCGGCGCCGGTTCGGCGCTCACCGCATCTGGATGATCCGCGGGTTCGCGCTGACCAGCGCCGCCGTGACGGGCAGGCTGTGGGGGCTGCTGCTCGGCGGCCTGCTGCCGGACGCAGACGGGCTGCTGGTCTTCACCACCGCGAACTGGCTGTCGTTCGTGGTGAACCTGCTGGTCGCCGAGTGGTGGATCCAGTCGAGGGGCTACACCCGCGCCTTGCCCTCCGAGGCGCTCAAACCGAGCATCTCGAGCAGGTCGGCGCAGTCCAGCGCGTCGGTCGCGTGA
- a CDS encoding Ku protein: MRTVWRGALRFGMTTMTVRLVSAASEHRGRVHLVHREDSGRVRHQQVCGECSLRLTPDDIGRGYELDDGRIVQVDPRELPAPEEGVIDVQQFAPVTDVDPISLHRSYYVEPDDLSVRSYVLLRETLERTKTAAVVKFGLRGKDTLAAIRQQAGVLVLHTLLWPDEVREPHFAFLHRDTEVRTGELAAAAALVRAQTRPFRPHDYPNSSHEALLRLVEANA; encoded by the coding sequence ATGAGGACTGTGTGGCGGGGAGCACTCCGGTTCGGCATGACGACGATGACGGTGCGGCTGGTGTCCGCGGCGTCCGAGCACCGCGGCAGGGTGCACCTCGTGCACCGCGAGGACAGCGGCCGCGTGCGGCACCAGCAGGTGTGCGGCGAGTGCTCGCTGCGGCTGACACCCGACGACATCGGCCGCGGCTACGAGCTCGACGACGGCCGCATCGTGCAGGTGGACCCGCGCGAGCTGCCGGCGCCCGAGGAGGGCGTCATCGACGTCCAGCAGTTCGCGCCCGTCACGGACGTCGACCCGATCTCGTTGCACCGCAGTTACTACGTCGAACCGGACGACCTCTCGGTGCGCTCGTACGTGCTGCTGCGCGAGACCCTGGAACGCACCAAGACCGCGGCCGTCGTGAAGTTCGGGCTGCGCGGCAAGGACACGCTCGCGGCGATCCGGCAGCAGGCGGGCGTGCTGGTGCTGCACACGCTGCTGTGGCCGGACGAGGTGCGCGAGCCGCACTTCGCGTTCCTGCACCGCGACACCGAGGTGCGCACCGGGGAACTGGCGGCCGCGGCGGCCCTGGTGCGGGCGCAGACCCGGCCGTTCCGGCCGCACGACTACCCGAACTCCAGCCACGAGGCGTTGCTCAGGCTGGTGGAGGCGAACGCCTAG
- a CDS encoding SDR family NAD(P)-dependent oxidoreductase, producing MTSIDPAELEVCLRVLAQVEDLPAEHEDAVRVRLATAKIFKAAKKHRKSERRAAITANDRAVTSLTATGSPERIDDETQGLPLVSNAPGATAGTLLRARSCYTCRKRFVEVDAFYHQLCPDCARFNHGKRDARTDLTGRRALLTGGRAKIGMYIALRLLRDGAHTTITTRFPKDAARRFAQMPDADEWIDRLRVVGIDLRDPAQVLGLADSVADQGPLDILINNAAQTVRRSPGAYAPLAAAEHEALTGDARRPELITFGGHGQLALPGTAVPEAHSVTTLALMAGGKDIDAGGLVPDTAATNSWIQNVDEVDPVELLEVQLCNSTAPFLLISRLRASMAKSMHRRKYVVNVSAMEGQFSRVYKGSGHPHTNMAKAALNMLTRTSAEEMLQTDGILMTAVDTGWITDERPHPMKMRLADEGFHAPLDLVDGAARVYDPIVRGEAGEDVYGCFLKDYAPSAW from the coding sequence ATGACCTCGATCGACCCCGCGGAGCTGGAAGTCTGCCTGCGCGTGCTGGCACAGGTCGAGGACCTGCCCGCGGAACACGAGGACGCGGTGCGCGTCCGCCTGGCCACCGCCAAGATCTTCAAGGCCGCCAAGAAGCACCGCAAGTCCGAGCGCAGGGCCGCCATCACCGCCAACGACCGGGCCGTGACGTCGCTCACCGCCACCGGGTCGCCGGAGCGCATCGACGACGAGACGCAGGGCCTGCCGCTGGTCTCGAACGCACCCGGCGCCACCGCCGGCACGCTGCTGCGGGCCCGGTCCTGCTACACCTGCCGCAAGCGGTTCGTCGAGGTCGACGCCTTCTACCACCAGCTCTGCCCGGACTGCGCGCGCTTCAACCACGGCAAGCGCGATGCCCGCACGGATCTGACCGGCCGCCGCGCGTTGCTGACCGGCGGCCGCGCGAAGATCGGCATGTACATCGCGCTGCGACTGCTGCGTGACGGCGCCCACACCACGATCACCACCCGGTTCCCGAAGGACGCGGCGCGGCGGTTCGCGCAGATGCCCGACGCGGACGAGTGGATCGACCGGCTGCGCGTCGTCGGCATCGACCTGCGCGACCCGGCCCAGGTGCTCGGCCTCGCGGACTCGGTGGCCGACCAGGGCCCGCTGGACATCCTCATCAACAACGCCGCGCAGACCGTGCGCCGCTCCCCCGGCGCCTACGCCCCGCTGGCCGCGGCCGAGCACGAGGCGCTGACCGGTGACGCCCGCCGCCCCGAGCTCATCACGTTCGGCGGCCACGGCCAGCTCGCCCTGCCGGGCACCGCGGTCCCGGAGGCGCACTCGGTGACCACGCTCGCGTTGATGGCGGGCGGCAAGGACATCGACGCGGGCGGCCTGGTACCGGACACCGCGGCGACGAACTCGTGGATCCAGAACGTCGACGAGGTCGACCCGGTGGAGCTGCTGGAGGTGCAGCTGTGCAACTCCACGGCGCCGTTCCTGCTGATCTCGCGGCTGCGCGCGTCGATGGCGAAGTCGATGCACCGGCGCAAGTACGTGGTGAACGTGTCCGCGATGGAGGGCCAGTTCTCCCGCGTGTACAAGGGATCCGGCCACCCGCACACGAACATGGCCAAGGCCGCGCTGAACATGTTGACGCGGACGAGCGCCGAGGAGATGCTGCAGACCGACGGCATCCTGATGACCGCCGTCGACACCGGGTGGATCACCGACGAACGCCCGCACCCGATGAAGATGCGGCTGGCCGACGAGGGTTTCCACGCCCCGCTCGACCTGGTGGACGGCGCCGCCCGCGTGTACGACCCGATCGTGCGCGGCGAGGCCGGTGAGGACGTGTACGGGTGCTTCCTGAAGGACTACGCGCCCTCCGCGTGGTGA
- a CDS encoding LPXTG cell wall anchor domain-containing protein — translation MARRVLGAFAVTATAALASLALATPASAHTDNVTAKCDVKTGKSYLTVGLTQYGSKKDNFLTITVDGTAKAPVAFRESFKTETWEFDATVEHKFKIDIKAYDDPDSTKGWSKSYDRSTTACVKQTPPSSSVTQPPASSAPEVPSSSAAVPPSTTPVAPAPGGSTPEPPLAATGASPVWLLLSGLGLVGAGAAALLVVRRRRA, via the coding sequence TTGGCAAGACGAGTTCTCGGCGCGTTCGCGGTGACCGCCACCGCAGCTCTGGCGTCACTGGCGCTCGCCACCCCCGCCTCCGCGCACACCGACAACGTGACGGCCAAGTGCGACGTGAAGACCGGGAAGTCCTACCTGACCGTCGGCCTCACGCAGTACGGCAGCAAGAAGGACAACTTCCTCACGATCACGGTCGACGGCACGGCGAAGGCGCCGGTCGCGTTCCGCGAGTCCTTCAAGACGGAGACGTGGGAGTTCGACGCCACCGTCGAGCACAAGTTCAAGATCGACATCAAGGCGTACGACGACCCCGACAGCACGAAGGGCTGGTCGAAGTCGTACGACCGCTCCACCACGGCGTGCGTCAAGCAGACCCCGCCGTCGTCCTCGGTGACGCAGCCGCCGGCGTCGTCGGCTCCGGAGGTGCCCTCGTCCTCCGCGGCAGTGCCGCCGTCCACCACCCCGGTCGCCCCGGCGCCCGGTGGCAGCACGCCGGAGCCGCCGCTCGCCGCGACCGGCGCCTCCCCGGTGTGGCTGCTGCTGTCCGGCCTCGGCCTGGTCGGTGCCGGTGCCGCCGCGCTGCTCGTCGTCCGCCGCCGCCGCGCCTGA
- a CDS encoding RNA-binding S4 domain-containing protein, translating to MRTVEISEEPIRLGQFLKLAQLADDGGHAKELIEDGEVHVNGAVELRRGAQLRAGDVVVVGTDEVRISVRS from the coding sequence ATGCGCACGGTGGAGATCTCGGAAGAGCCGATCAGGCTAGGGCAGTTCCTCAAGCTGGCTCAGCTCGCGGACGACGGCGGGCACGCCAAGGAGCTCATCGAGGACGGGGAGGTGCACGTCAACGGTGCTGTGGAGCTGCGCAGGGGGGCGCAGTTGCGAGCGGGCGACGTCGTGGTGGTCGGAACCGATGAGGTGCGCATTTCCGTTCGGTCGTAG
- a CDS encoding sugar transferase, with protein sequence MVHGQGSTLNPERGHEHRQTHPPIAGWETRYRYAVITADVLTTVLVVVAVGAVMHARHAAFGPLSLALLDILTVVVVVGSLAINRVWTPAVLGQGAEEFRRLGRGLFGAVVALGLGALAVDIPGARLWVFVVVPAIALVAFPLRYLLRRPLHSGRGEGRFMLSVLAAGNLETVEDLIHRTRRMAHLGWRVDAVCTLDGRGRVGPDVDGVPVVGQLRELAEQVRRGGYRIVAVTPDAYWTPRRLQQLAWALEGSGTEMVVSPGLMEVAGPRLHMSAVLGMPLLRVSEPALTGFRRLVKGVVDKVGAFVLLLVLAPLMFAVAAFVMIDSRGPVFYRQKRVGKNGAPFTIIKFRTMVTNADALRTRLAAANEGHGLLFKMKKDPRITKVGSFLRRYSIDELPQLLNVLSGAMSLVGPRPPLPEESAKYSSDVRRRLLVKPGLTGLWQVSGRSDLSWEESVRLDLRYVEDWSLALDAVILWKTFRAVFGGHGAY encoded by the coding sequence ATGGTCCACGGGCAGGGATCTACGCTCAATCCTGAACGTGGCCACGAACACAGACAGACGCATCCGCCCATCGCGGGGTGGGAGACGCGTTACCGCTATGCCGTCATCACGGCTGACGTGCTGACGACGGTGCTGGTGGTGGTGGCGGTGGGGGCCGTCATGCACGCACGCCACGCCGCGTTCGGCCCGCTTTCCCTTGCACTGCTGGACATACTCACAGTGGTTGTCGTCGTCGGCTCGCTCGCGATCAACCGGGTGTGGACGCCGGCGGTGCTCGGCCAGGGTGCGGAGGAGTTCCGAAGACTCGGCCGGGGCTTGTTCGGTGCGGTGGTCGCACTCGGTCTCGGTGCGCTCGCCGTCGACATCCCCGGCGCCCGCTTGTGGGTCTTCGTAGTCGTTCCCGCGATCGCGCTGGTCGCCTTCCCCCTGCGCTACCTCCTGCGCCGTCCGCTGCACAGCGGCCGCGGCGAGGGCCGGTTCATGCTCTCCGTCCTCGCCGCCGGCAACCTGGAAACGGTCGAGGACCTCATCCACCGCACCCGCCGCATGGCCCACCTGGGCTGGCGCGTGGACGCGGTCTGCACGCTCGACGGCCGTGGCCGCGTGGGTCCCGACGTCGACGGCGTGCCCGTCGTGGGACAGCTGCGCGAGCTCGCCGAGCAGGTCCGCCGCGGCGGCTACCGCATCGTCGCCGTCACACCCGACGCCTACTGGACACCGCGCCGTCTCCAGCAGCTCGCCTGGGCGCTCGAAGGCTCCGGCACCGAGATGGTCGTCTCGCCGGGCCTGATGGAGGTCGCCGGTCCCCGTCTGCACATGAGCGCCGTGCTCGGCATGCCGCTGCTGCGGGTGAGCGAACCGGCGCTGACCGGGTTCCGCCGGCTCGTGAAGGGCGTCGTCGACAAGGTCGGCGCGTTCGTGCTGCTGCTCGTGCTGGCACCGCTGATGTTCGCGGTGGCGGCGTTCGTGATGATCGACAGCCGCGGCCCGGTGTTCTACCGCCAGAAGCGCGTCGGCAAGAACGGCGCGCCGTTCACGATCATCAAGTTCCGCACCATGGTCACCAACGCCGACGCGTTGCGCACCAGGCTCGCCGCGGCCAACGAGGGCCACGGGCTGCTGTTCAAGATGAAGAAGGACCCGCGCATCACCAAGGTGGGGTCGTTCCTGCGGCGCTACTCGATCGACGAGCTGCCGCAGCTGCTCAACGTGCTCAGCGGCGCCATGTCGCTGGTCGGCCCCCGCCCGCCGTTGCCGGAGGAGAGCGCGAAGTACTCCTCCGACGTGCGGCGCCGGCTGCTCGTCAAGCCGGGGCTCACCGGGCTCTGGCAGGTGAGCGGACGCAGCGACCTCTCCTGGGAGGAGTCGGTGCGGCTGGACCTCCGCTACGTCGAGGACTGGTCCCTCGCGCTCGACGCAGTGATCCTGTGGAAGACCTTCCGGGCCGTGTTCGGCGGCCACGGAGCTTACTGA
- a CDS encoding DUF11 domain-containing protein gives MFRRTLAIATIAGLLGAAVAAPAVAAPPEVELTSSAAVVRPGEQFTVTVKLTNINGFTILQPTARLFSAPRAIAEYTTLVGCTGAAGCTTLTGPSGPTGYRAALAEALGGFQSATVTFTLAVKQDAVGGTGTLQAQLFGTNYATFPVDGPQLTVHTEADLQVAKITGTPRLGLLVSRIDFTVDVTNHGPNALLGGVVTTTLPQGVSAANGTCTASGNTVTCPVPHLAPGASAKLAFTVPVRLLNIGLDHRFRAARTGSDPVDPNTGNDAASTQCTVVSLVLVSCR, from the coding sequence ATGTTTCGGCGAACACTGGCGATCGCGACGATCGCCGGACTGCTCGGCGCCGCTGTGGCGGCGCCGGCCGTCGCCGCCCCGCCCGAGGTGGAACTGACCTCGAGCGCGGCCGTGGTGCGGCCGGGCGAGCAGTTCACGGTCACGGTGAAGCTCACCAACATCAACGGGTTCACGATCCTGCAGCCCACCGCCAGGTTGTTCAGCGCCCCGCGGGCCATCGCGGAGTACACGACCCTGGTCGGCTGCACCGGTGCGGCCGGCTGCACGACGCTGACCGGCCCCAGCGGCCCGACCGGCTACCGGGCCGCGCTGGCCGAGGCGCTCGGCGGCTTCCAGTCCGCCACCGTCACGTTCACCCTCGCGGTCAAGCAGGACGCGGTCGGCGGAACCGGCACGCTGCAGGCGCAGCTGTTCGGCACCAACTACGCGACGTTCCCGGTGGACGGTCCACAGCTGACCGTCCACACCGAGGCCGACCTCCAGGTCGCCAAGATCACCGGTACGCCGCGGCTCGGGCTCCTGGTGTCCCGCATCGACTTCACCGTCGACGTGACCAACCACGGCCCCAACGCGTTGCTCGGCGGCGTGGTGACCACGACCCTGCCGCAGGGCGTCTCGGCGGCAAACGGCACGTGCACCGCGAGTGGCAACACGGTGACCTGTCCGGTGCCGCACCTCGCGCCGGGAGCGAGCGCGAAGCTCGCCTTCACGGTTCCGGTGCGGTTGCTGAACATCGGACTGGACCACCGGTTCCGGGCCGCACGCACTGGTTCGGACCCGGTCGACCCGAACACGGGCAATGACGCCGCGAGTACACAGTGCACAGTC
- a CDS encoding bifunctional RecB family nuclease/DEAD/DEAH box helicase, whose product MLASPSDLVDLLECEHRSFLGRTERRGDPDELAGAAERTAAEIRAGAEIIENAVFFDGVFHCTVSTLVRTDSGYEPCEDAAEATPLAVLNLTAAAQSLGAERAHLLVDGRRTTFRVADFAPLLGRLRTRLAKPGPAPTRSWGDVRPACTGCRFARHCASGREEARDLSLVAGLRADQRRKLVSVGIETIDALAATEERPATLSPASFTALAAQARLQVQQERTGVTTYEVVAPEALQNLPEPAEDDVFLEVDGDTFRTPGWEGTFEEFVDRTPTGRVYHFTPHDLAARAARAATRESEVDELVRRCVDLSALTRRVLRVSTREYTLPALRPLLADENATRGVRDLLEKVKREHGVETAVRDEELDEAAREKAAERARRMAALTEPLMAEGHTLFAATVGYHRRESSPAWGDFFRQAAAPISDLETDSNCAVPITLRAGDWVPPSGRVRTSKRHVHARIDPERPHPFGAGEQVRLLYPGNVTRTAVVADDNPNELVLTESTSAEHAEVPLAVLPGSPVPAKPKDEAVADLAQQAVELLPLLPRSPGIDLLLRTPPAQPLPRHEDTVQAVIKAVDQLDGGTLAVQGPPGAGKTYLATKLVAHLIDQGKTVAVTSTSHKAVENVLRSCSGDVPMAKRPKGKPEEGVPWDQPKDNGALARWREEHPAGHLVGGTAWTFSNAVIKAQPFDVMIIDEAGQFALADAVAVGTAAKNLVLLGDPQQLPQVVQGVHPPGSDASALGHLLGDSDVIPGHLGYFLAETRRMHPAVCRPVSELSYSGLLHSHPVASERSIEGIDPGIYLREVDHRHNITSSTEEADAVVDTVRSLVGRTWTDNGETRELTDADVLVVAPYNLQVRVIRRRLADAGFDETRVGTVDRFQGQEAPAVVMSMTSSSTVDLPRGLDFLLSRNRLNVALSRAQAVAVVICSPRLLDADVRGVEQMRLVAGFIALAENMRVCSW is encoded by the coding sequence ATGCTCGCCAGTCCGTCCGACCTCGTCGACCTGCTCGAGTGCGAGCACCGCAGCTTCCTGGGGCGGACGGAGCGGCGCGGGGACCCGGACGAGCTGGCCGGCGCCGCCGAACGCACGGCCGCCGAGATCCGGGCCGGGGCCGAGATCATCGAGAACGCCGTCTTCTTCGACGGCGTCTTCCACTGCACGGTGTCGACGCTGGTGCGCACGGACTCCGGTTACGAACCGTGCGAGGACGCTGCCGAGGCCACTCCTCTGGCCGTGCTGAACCTCACCGCGGCGGCCCAGTCGCTGGGTGCCGAGCGCGCGCACCTGCTCGTGGACGGCCGCAGGACGACGTTCCGGGTCGCCGACTTCGCGCCGTTGCTGGGGCGGCTGCGCACTCGGCTCGCGAAGCCGGGACCGGCGCCGACGCGCTCGTGGGGTGACGTGCGGCCCGCCTGCACCGGGTGCCGGTTCGCCCGGCACTGCGCGTCCGGGCGGGAGGAGGCCCGCGACCTGTCGCTCGTGGCCGGTCTGCGCGCTGACCAGCGGCGGAAGCTAGTTTCGGTTGGCATTGAAACAATCGATGCGCTAGCGGCGACCGAGGAACGCCCGGCCACCCTCTCCCCCGCGAGCTTCACCGCGCTGGCCGCCCAAGCCCGGTTGCAGGTGCAGCAGGAGCGCACCGGCGTGACGACCTACGAGGTCGTGGCGCCCGAGGCGTTGCAGAACCTGCCGGAGCCGGCCGAGGACGACGTGTTCCTGGAGGTCGACGGCGACACGTTCCGCACTCCGGGCTGGGAGGGCACGTTCGAGGAGTTCGTCGACCGCACGCCGACCGGCCGGGTCTACCACTTCACGCCGCACGACCTGGCCGCGCGGGCGGCGCGCGCGGCGACCCGTGAGTCCGAAGTGGACGAGCTGGTGCGGCGGTGCGTCGACCTCAGCGCGTTGACGCGCAGGGTGTTGCGGGTGTCCACGCGGGAGTACACGCTGCCCGCGTTGCGGCCGTTGCTGGCGGACGAGAACGCGACCCGCGGGGTGCGGGACCTGCTGGAGAAGGTGAAGCGCGAGCACGGGGTCGAGACCGCGGTCCGCGACGAGGAGCTGGACGAGGCGGCGCGGGAGAAGGCGGCCGAGCGGGCGCGGCGGATGGCGGCGCTGACCGAGCCGTTGATGGCGGAGGGGCACACGTTGTTCGCCGCGACCGTCGGCTACCACCGGCGTGAGTCGAGCCCGGCGTGGGGCGACTTCTTCCGGCAGGCCGCGGCGCCGATCTCGGACCTGGAGACGGACTCGAACTGCGCCGTGCCGATCACGCTGCGGGCCGGGGACTGGGTGCCGCCGAGCGGGCGGGTGCGCACGTCGAAGCGGCATGTGCACGCGCGGATCGACCCGGAGCGGCCGCACCCGTTCGGCGCGGGTGAGCAGGTCCGGCTGCTCTACCCCGGCAACGTCACGCGCACCGCCGTGGTGGCCGACGACAACCCGAACGAGCTGGTGCTGACCGAGAGCACGTCCGCCGAGCACGCCGAGGTGCCGCTCGCGGTGCTGCCCGGCAGCCCGGTGCCCGCGAAGCCGAAGGACGAGGCCGTCGCGGACCTCGCGCAGCAGGCCGTGGAGCTGCTCCCGCTGCTGCCGCGCAGCCCCGGCATCGACCTGCTGCTGCGCACTCCGCCCGCGCAGCCGTTGCCGCGGCACGAGGACACGGTGCAGGCGGTGATCAAGGCGGTCGACCAGCTCGACGGCGGCACGCTGGCCGTGCAGGGGCCGCCCGGCGCGGGCAAGACGTACCTCGCGACCAAGCTCGTGGCGCACCTGATCGACCAGGGCAAGACGGTGGCGGTGACGTCCACGTCGCACAAGGCCGTGGAGAACGTGCTGCGGTCGTGCTCGGGTGACGTACCGATGGCCAAGCGCCCCAAGGGCAAGCCGGAGGAGGGCGTGCCGTGGGACCAGCCGAAGGACAACGGCGCGCTGGCCCGCTGGCGCGAGGAGCACCCGGCCGGTCACCTGGTCGGCGGGACCGCGTGGACGTTCTCCAACGCGGTGATCAAGGCGCAGCCGTTCGACGTGATGATCATCGACGAGGCCGGTCAGTTCGCGCTGGCGGACGCCGTGGCGGTCGGAACGGCCGCGAAGAACCTGGTACTGCTCGGTGACCCGCAACAGCTGCCGCAGGTGGTCCAGGGAGTGCACCCGCCGGGGTCCGACGCGTCCGCGTTGGGCCATTTGCTCGGCGATTCCGATGTCATCCCCGGCCATCTGGGCTATTTCCTCGCGGAGACCCGGCGAATGCATCCGGCGGTGTGCCGTCCGGTGTCCGAGCTGTCGTACTCCGGGCTGCTCCATTCACACCCGGTCGCGTCGGAACGGTCGATCGAGGGCATCGATCCCGGCATCTACCTGCGCGAGGTCGACCACCGGCACAACATCACGTCGTCCACCGAGGAGGCCGACGCCGTGGTGGACACCGTGCGGTCGCTGGTCGGTCGCACGTGGACGGACAACGGCGAGACGCGCGAACTGACCGATGCGGACGTTCTCGTCGTGGCGCCGTACAACCTGCAGGTGCGGGTGATCCGGCGGCGGCTCGCCGATGCGGGGTTCGACGAAACGCGAGTGGGCACCGTGGACCGGTTCCAGGGCCAGGAGGCGCCGGCCGTGGTGATGTCGATGACGTCGTCGTCCACCGTGGACCTGCCGCGCGGCCTGGACTTCCTCTTGTCACGCAACAGGTTGAACGTGGCGCTGTCCCGGGCGCAGGCCGTCGCCGTGGTGATCTGCTCACCGCGCCTTTTGGACGCTGATGTGCGCGGAGTGGAGCAGATGCGACTGGTGGCGGGCTTCATCGCACTAGCGGAAAACATGAGGGTTTGTTCGTGGTGA
- a CDS encoding PIG-L family deacetylase: MATLVTFHAHPDDECIVTGGVMRKAFEEGHRVVLVVATRGESGEVPDFLDEGEELWERRVLETHLAADLLGVARVEFLGYLDSGMMGDELNDRPGSFWTADVEEAAQKLAAILREEDARALTTYDSFGGYGHPDHIQVHRVGKRAAEIAGTPAVYQAMVSESRFRAAMRRSGVEEPPELGEGAVPESEITTAVDVAKYLDAKRAAMRAHASQIPEQSFFLSLDDETFAHAFGMEYFIREGHPHETALDL; this comes from the coding sequence ATGGCGACACTGGTGACGTTCCACGCGCATCCCGACGACGAGTGCATCGTCACGGGCGGTGTGATGCGGAAGGCGTTCGAGGAGGGACACCGGGTGGTGCTCGTCGTCGCGACCCGCGGCGAGAGCGGGGAGGTGCCCGACTTCCTCGACGAGGGCGAGGAGCTCTGGGAGCGGCGGGTGCTGGAGACGCACCTGGCGGCGGACCTGCTGGGGGTCGCACGGGTGGAGTTCCTGGGGTACCTGGACTCCGGGATGATGGGGGACGAGCTCAACGACCGCCCCGGTTCGTTCTGGACCGCGGACGTCGAGGAGGCGGCGCAGAAGCTCGCGGCGATCCTGCGGGAGGAGGACGCCAGGGCGCTCACCACCTACGACAGCTTCGGCGGGTACGGGCACCCCGACCACATCCAGGTGCACCGGGTCGGCAAGCGCGCCGCGGAGATCGCCGGCACGCCCGCCGTCTACCAGGCCATGGTGAGCGAGTCGCGGTTCCGTGCGGCGATGCGGCGCTCAGGCGTGGAGGAGCCGCCGGAGCTGGGGGAGGGCGCCGTGCCGGAGTCGGAGATCACGACCGCGGTCGACGTGGCGAAGTACCTGGACGCGAAGCGCGCGGCGATGCGGGCCCACGCCTCGCAGATCCCCGAGCAGTCGTTCTTCCTGTCGCTGGACGACGAGACGTTCGCGCACGCGTTCGGCATGGAGTACTTCATCCGCGAGGGCCACCCGCACGAGACCGCCCTCGACCTTTGA
- a CDS encoding SLATT domain-containing protein: protein MTDKQRQAQFVEAYLRHRFSDRLDHFERGRKRYAAARTWTVAVAAALFIAAAAAAAVGMADGPRRAMWGFAATTLAALATAVSAFEATFGFRRLARENATTSVALQRLAVDGPTPEDVDDERLVAFVTEVESVLRYGR from the coding sequence ATGACCGACAAGCAGCGGCAGGCCCAGTTCGTCGAGGCGTACCTGCGGCACCGCTTCTCCGACCGGCTCGACCACTTCGAACGCGGCCGCAAGCGGTACGCGGCCGCTCGCACGTGGACGGTGGCGGTCGCGGCCGCGCTCTTCATCGCGGCGGCGGCAGCGGCAGCCGTGGGAATGGCGGACGGACCGCGCCGCGCGATGTGGGGCTTCGCGGCCACAACCCTTGCGGCACTGGCGACTGCGGTCTCCGCGTTCGAGGCGACGTTCGGCTTCCGCAGGCTGGCCCGGGAGAACGCCACCACTTCCGTTGCGCTGCAACGACTCGCGGTGGACGGCCCCACGCCGGAGGACGTCGACGACGAACGCCTGGTTGCATTCGTGACCGAAGTGGAGTCCGTGCTGAGGTACGGCCGCTGA